A single genomic interval of Camelina sativa cultivar DH55 chromosome 11, Cs, whole genome shotgun sequence harbors:
- the LOC104722149 gene encoding rhodanese-like domain-containing protein 14, chloroplastic, translating to MASLTSIATSYPSSSQAMRLKSSGNTLFSAGVRSTAMGSSGQRKLKIHCASTKPAAEIDWKQKRELLLEKRVRSVDVKEALRLQKENNFVILDVRPEADYKAGHPPGAINVEMYRLIREWTAWDIARRLGFAFFGIFSGTEENPEFLQSVEAKLDKEAKIIVACSSAGTMKPTQNLPEGQQSRSLIAAYLLVLNGYKNVFHLEGGLYTWSKEGLPVETIEEED from the exons ATGGCTTCACTCACTTCCATCGCCACTTCTTACCCATCTTCATCGCAGGCTATGCGTCTGAAGTCTTCCGGAAACACTCTTTTCTCGGCTGGAGTTCGATCAACAGCAATGGGATCATCAGGGCAAAGAAAGCTCAAGATTCATTGCGCTTCAACGAAACCAGCTG CTGAAATCGATTGGAAACAGAAGAGAGAGCTTCTATTGGAGAAAAGG GTGAGAAGTGTGGACGTGAAGGAAGCTCTACGTTTACAGAAAGAGAACAACTTTGTGATTCTTGATGTAAGACCAGAGGCAGACTACAAGGCG GGTCATCCTCCCGGAGCTATTAATGTGGAGATGTACAGACTAATAAGGGAATGGACGGCATGGGACATAGCTCGTCGTCTTGGATTTGCTTTCTTTGGTATCTTCTCTGGCACAGAAGAGAATCCAGAGTTTCTTCAAA GTGTAGAAGCTAAACTTGACAAAGAGGCAAAGATCATTGTAGCTTGTTCATCCGCAGGGACAATGAAGCCGACCCAGAATCTCCCTGAAGGCCAACAATCGAG GTCTCTCATAGCTGCTTATCTTCTGGTTCTCAACGGCTATAAGAACGTATTTCACCTTGAAGGTGGACTCTACACATGGAGCAAGGAAGGTCTTCCTGTTGaaacaattgaagaagaagactaa
- the LOC104722148 gene encoding vacuolar protein sorting-associated protein 26B-like, giving the protein MNYLLGAFKPACNVSITFSDGKNRKQVPMKKENGQTALVPLFHSQDTISGKVCIDPYQGKKVEHNGVKVELLGQIEMYFDRGNFYDFTSLVRELDVPGEIYERKTYPFEFPTVEMPYETYNGVNVRLRYALKVTVTRGYSGSILEYQELVVRNYAPLPDINSSIKLEVGIEGCLHIEFEYNKSKYHLKDVILGKIYFLLVRIKMKNMDLEIRRRESTGAGANTHVETETLAKFELMDGTPVRGESIPVRLFLAPYDLTPTHRNINNKYSVKYFLNLVLVDEEDRRYFKQQEITLYRLKEDASA; this is encoded by the exons ATG AATTACCTTCTTGGAGCCTTCAAGCCCGCTTGTAACGTTTCCATCACTTTCTCTGATGGCAAAAATCGTAAACAG GTTCCcatgaagaaagaaaatggtCAAACGGCTCTGGTGCCACTTTTCCATAGTCAAGACACTATCTCCGGGAAG GTTTGCATTGATCCATATCAAGGGAAAAAGGTGGAGCATAATGGTGTTAAAGTTGAACTTCTTGGTCAAATAG AAATGTACTTTGACAGAGGAAACTTCTATGACTTCACTTCATTGG TTCGTGAACTGGATGTTCctggagaaatatatgaaagaaaGACGTATCCTTTTGAATTTCCAACTGTCGAGATGCCATATGAGACATACAATGGTGTGAATGTGCGGCTAAG aTATGCCCTTAAAGTAACCGTCACTCGTGGCTACTCTGGAAGCATCTTGGAATACCAAGAGCTTGTG GTACGGAACTACGCTCCACTTCCTGACATTAATAGCAGCATCAAG CTGGAAGTTGGAATTGAAGGTTGCCTGCACATCGAGTTTGAGTATAATAAAAGCAA GTATCACCTAAAAGATGTTATCCTtgggaaaatatattttctacttGTAAGAATCAAGATGAAGAATATGGATCTTGAGATCAGACGGCGGGAATCAACAGGTGCAGGTGCTAATACTCATGTTGAGACGGAAACACTTGCGAAATTCGAGTTGATGGATGGAACTCCAGttagag GTGAATCAATACCAGTAAGACTGTTTCTGGCCCCATATGATCTTACACCAACACATCGCAACATTAACAACAAATACAGCGTCAAGTATTTTCTGAATCTTGTACTGGTAGATGAAGAGGATCGCAGGTACTTCAAGCAGCAAGAAATCACGCTGTACAGGTTGAAGGAAGACGCATCAGCTTGA
- the LOC104722147 gene encoding cytochrome P450 709B3-like: MELISTTHLLALVLLLFVVPKIWEACLILLWRPLMLSRRFKKQGISGPKYKILYGNISEMKKMKEEANLLVLDPMSNDIFPRVFPHYHQWMSQYGETFLYWNGTKPTIYISDPELAKQILSSKFGFTIIPVKRPEVFILFGKGLSFIQGDDWVRHRRILNPAFSMDRLKAMTKPMVECTLRMFEEWRKQSNGEVVIKMDMDKEFHKLTADIIATTAFGSSYEEGIELCRSQTELEKFYITSLTKVFIPGTQYLPTPTNLKLWELDKKVKNSIKRIIDSRSKCETYGEDLLGVMLKAAKSKEHGRQMRIDEIIDECKNFYYSGQGTTSILLTWTMMLLSLHQDWQEKLREEIFNECGEDEIPDSDTISKLKLMNMVLMESLRLYGPVIKMFRDATQDMKIGNLEIPKGTSVIVPFLKMHTDKAIWGEDAEEFQPLRFENGISQAAMNPNALLAFSIGPRACIAKNFAMIEAKTVVTMILQRFRLSLSPEYKHTPVDHFNLFPQYGLPVMLQPLDSSSQR, from the exons ATGGAACTCATAAGCACGACCCATCTCTTAGCACTCGTCCTTCTGCTCTTTGTTGTTCCCAAGATATGGGAAGCTTGTTTGATCCTCCTTTGGCGGCCGTTGAtgctttcaagaagattcaagaaacaAGGAATCTCAGGCCCAAAGTACAAGATCTTGTACGGAAACATCagtgagatgaagaagatgaaggaagaagCTAACCTTTTGGTTCTTGATCCCATGTCCAACGATATCTTCCCTCGTGTATTTCCTCACTATCACCAATGGATGTCTCAATACG GAGAAACATTTCTATACTGGAATGGAACAAAACCGACGATATACATATCCGATCCTGAACTAGCGAAACAGATCTTGTCGAGCAAATTTGGTTTCACGATCATACCAGTGAAAAGACCAGAGGTCTTCATACTTTTCGGTAAAGGACTTTCCTTTATCCAGGGTGATGATTGGGTTCGCCACAGACGAATCTTGAACCCTGCTTTCTCCATGGACCGGCTCAAg GCCATGACGAAACCGATGGTGGAATGCACCTTGAGGATGTTCGAGGAGTggagaaaacagagtaatggTGAAGTGGTGATAAAGATGGACATGGACAAAGAGTTCCATAAATTGACCGCAGACATTATAGCGACCACTGCGTTTGGAAGCAGTTACGAGGAAGGAATCGAGTTGTGTAGATCACAGACAGAACTggagaaattttatattacttcTCTCACTAAAGTCTTCATCCCCGGAACCCA ATACCTTCCTACGCCTACAAACCTTAAACTTTGGGAGCTTGATAAGAAAGTGAAGAACTCAATCAAGAGAATCATAGATTCAAGGTCAAAATGTGAGACCTATGGGGAAGATCTTCTGGGGGTCATGTTGAAAGCTGCAAAATCTAAGGAGCATGGGAGACAGATGAGAATTGATGAGATCATAGACGAATGCAAAAATTTCTACTATTCAGGGCAAGGGACTACTTCGATTCTGTTGACATGGACTATGATGTTACTGAGCTTGCACCAAGACTGGCAAGAGAAACTCAGAGAAGAGATTTTCAATGAATGTGGTGAAGATGAGATCCCAGATTCAGACACCATCTCTAAACTCAAACTG ATGAACATGGTGTTGATGGAGTCGCTTCGTCTGTACGGACCCGTGATTAAAATGTTCCGAGACGCAACACAAGATATGAAGATAGGAAACTTGGAGATCCCTAAGGGCACGAGCGTTATCGTCCCGTTTCTGAAGATGCACACCGACAAGGCCATATGGGGAGAAGACGCCGAAGAGTTCCAACCCTTGCGATTCGAAAACGGCATTTCTCAAGCCGCAATGAACCCAAACGCTCTCCTTGCGTTCTCAATTGGGCCAAGAGCTTGCATTGCCAAAAACTTTGCCATGATAGAAGCCAAGACCGTGGTCACAATGATCCTTCAACGGTTCCGTCTTAGCCTCTCCCCGGAGTATAAGCACACGCCAGTTGATCACTTCAATCTCTTTCCGCAATACGGCTTACCGGTAATGCTTCAGCCTCTTGACAGTAGTTCTCAACGGTGA